One genomic region from Anguilla rostrata isolate EN2019 chromosome 2, ASM1855537v3, whole genome shotgun sequence encodes:
- the LOC135246109 gene encoding 5-hydroxytryptamine receptor 7, with amino-acid sequence MFMDFIGDFFSINMRAYMKEEREKELGTISMISETLDPRLLMVQDTTSTTLPTSNVMENDTRCGEQILRHGSVEKVLIGAILTMLTFLTICGNLLVVISVCFVKKLRQPSNYLIVSLAVADLSVALAVMPFVSITDLIGGQWIFGQVFCNVFIAMDVMCCTASIMTLCVISIDRYLGITKPLTYPVRQSGKCMAKIILSVWLLSASITLPPLFGWAQNVNDDKVCLISQDFGYTIYSTAVAFYIPISVMLIMYYRIYRAAKVSAAKHTIAGFPRAEEDENVDCVTAALKLQREVEECTSFSRLLKNDRKNISIFKREQKAATTLGIVVGAFSVCWLPFFLLSTARPFICGVECSCIPFWVERTLLWLGYANSLINPLIYAFFNRDLRTTYRNLLRCKYRNINRKLSAASMQEALKLAERPDLVL; translated from the exons ATGTTTATGGATTTCATCGGCGATTTTTTCAGCATTAATATGAGAGCATACATGAAAGAAGAGCGTGAGAAGGAACTTGGCACAATTAGCATGATTTCAGAGACCCTCGACCCACGTCTCTTAATGGTGCAAGACACAACATCTACCACTTTGCCAACTTCCAATGTGATGGAGAATGATACAAGATGCGGGGAACAGATTCTGCGCCATGGCAGCGTGGAGAAGGTGTTGATAGGGGCAATTCTCACTATGCTAACTTTTCTGACGATCTGCGGAAACTTGCTGGTGGTcatatctgtgtgttttgtaaagAAGCTGCGACAGCCCTCTAATTATCTGATCGTGTCCCTTGCTGTCGCAGATTTGTCTGTGGCACTGGCCGTGATGCCGTTTGTCAGTATTACAGACCTTATAGGCGGACAGTGGATTTTCGGTCAAGTCTTTTGCAACGTTTTCATTGCCATGGATGTGATGTGCTGTACAGCTTCTATCATGACCCTCTGTGTAATCAGTATCGACAG GTACCTTGGCATTACTAAGCCCTTGACTTACCCTGTAAGACAGAGTGGGAAATGTATGGCCAAGATAATCCTGTCCGTTTGGCTTTTATCGGCTTCCATTACTCTGCCCCCTTTGTTTGGCTGGGCACAGAACGTGAATGACGACAAGGTGTGTTTAATCAGTCAAGATTTTGGCTACACAATTTATTCCACCGCAGTTGCGTTCTACATCCCTATTTCAGTGATGCTAATCATGTACTATAGAATATACCGAGCGGCCAAGGTGAGCGCGGCGAAGCACACCATCGCCGGCTTCCCACGGGCGGAGGAGGACGAGAACGTGGACTGTGTCACTGCGGCCCTGAAACTACAGCGAGAAGTGGAGGAGTGCACTAGTTTTTCCCGTCTTTTGAAGAACGACAGGAAGAACATTTCTATTTTCAAGCGGGAGCAGAAGGCGGCGACCACGCTGGGGATAGTTGTGGGGGCCTTCAGCGTCTGCTGGTTGCCTTTCTTCCTGCTCTCCACAGCCCGGCCATTCATATGCGGCGTGGAGTGTAGCTGCATTCCCTTCTGGGTGGAGAGGACCCTGCTATGGCTGGGCTACGCCAACTCTCTCATCAACCCATTAATTTACGCGTTCTTTAACCGGGACCTCAGGACCACCTACCGTAACCTGCTCCGATGCAAGTACAGGAACATAAACCGCAAGCTTTCAGCTGCCAGCATGCAGGAGGCGCTCAAGCTTGCTGAAAGACCAGACCTGGTACTGTAG
- the LOC135246116 gene encoding pantothenate kinase 1 isoform X1, with protein MDKAKSIAEQNGLGICHANGLQNGFHSQPLTNGTCAHGPNGSGGTSSSGGHSGIENFHHLHQDLQNNGSPAKRCRLRRRMDSGKKNRPPFPWFGMDIGGTLVKLVYFEPKDITAEEEQEEVENLKSIRKYLTSNTAYGNTGVRDVHLELKNLTMCGRKGNLHFIRFPTQAMYRFIQMGRDKNFSSLHTTLCATGGGAYKFEEDFRTVADLQLLKLDELDCLIQGLLYVDSVGFNGRPECYFFENPSDPQNCEKSPCCLDNPFPMLLVNIGSGVSILAVYSKDNYKRVTGTSLGGGTFLGLCCLLTGCETFEEALEMAAKGDSTNVDKLVKDIYGGDYERFSLQGSAVASSFGHMMSKEKRDTISKEDLARATLVTITNNIGSIARMCAVNEKIERVVFVGNFLRINTVSTKLLAYAMDFWSKGQLKALFLEHEGYFGAVGAFLELLKMTDDL; from the exons ATGGATAAGGCGAAATCAATTGCGGAACAGAACGGATTAGGTATTTGTCACGCGAATGGACTGCAAAATGGCTTTCATTCTCAGCCACTAACCAACGGAACGTGTGCTCATGGTCCAAATGGAAGCGGTGGTACTAGTAGTAGCGGTGGCCATAGTGGAATCGAAAATTTCCACCATCTTCATCAGGACCTACAGAATAATGGATCCCCTGCTAAAAGGTGCAGACTTCGTAGAAGAATGGACtcgggaaagaaaaacagaccgC CCTTCCCCTGGTTTGGGATGGACATCGGCGGGACCCTGGTGAAGCTGGTGTACTTCGAGCCCAAGGACATCAcggcggaggaggagcaggaggaggtggagaaccTGAAGAGCATCCGCAAGTACCTGACCTCCAACACAGCCTACGGGAACACGGGCGTCCGGGACGTGCACCTGGAGCTGAAGAACCTGACCATGTGCGGCCGCAAGGGCAACCTGCACTTCATCCGCTTCCCCACCCAGGCCATGTACCGCTTCATCCAGATGGGCCGCGACAAGAACTTCTCCAGCCTGCACACCACCCTCTGCGCCACCGGCGGCGGGGCCTACAAGTTCGAGGAGGACTTCAGAACG GTGGCCGACCTTCAGCTGCTGAAGCTGGACGAGCTGGACTGCCTCATCCAGGGCCTCTTGTATGTTGATTCTGTGGGGTTCAACGGCCGCCCGGAGTGCTACTTTTTCGAGAACCCCTCTGACCCTCAGAACTGTGAAAAGAGTCCGTGTTGTCTGGACAACCCCTTCCCCATGCTGCTGGTGAACATCGGTTCCGGGGTCAGCATTCTGGCCGTATATTCCAAGGACAACTACAAACGGGTCACGGGCACCAG CCTGGGCGGAGGCACGTTCCTGGGCCTCTGCTGCCTGCTGACCGGCTGCGAGACCTTCGAGGAAGCCCTGGAGATGGCGGCCAAGGGGGACAGCACCAACGTGGACAAGCTGGTGAAGGACATCTACGGCGGGGACTACGAGCGCTTCAGCCTGCAGGGCTCCGCCGTGGCGTCCAG CTTTGGTCACATGATGAGCAAGGAGAAGAGAGACACCATCAGTAAAGAGGACCTTGCCAGAGCCACTCTGGTCACTATCACCAACAACATTGGCTCTATCGCTCGCATGTGTGCGGTGAATGAG AAAATCGAAAGGGTCGTTTTTGTTGGGAATTTCCTGCGAATCAACACAGTGTCCACAAAACTGCTGGCGTATGCCATGGACTTCTGGTCTAAAGGACAGCTTAAAGCTTTGTTCCTGGAGCATGAG GGTTATTTTGGTGCGGTGGGTGCCTTCCTCGAACTGCTGAAGATGACGGACGACCTGTGA
- the LOC135246116 gene encoding pantothenate kinase 1 isoform X2: MKLKGIKKPAFPWFGMDIGGTLVKLVYFEPKDITAEEEQEEVENLKSIRKYLTSNTAYGNTGVRDVHLELKNLTMCGRKGNLHFIRFPTQAMYRFIQMGRDKNFSSLHTTLCATGGGAYKFEEDFRTVADLQLLKLDELDCLIQGLLYVDSVGFNGRPECYFFENPSDPQNCEKSPCCLDNPFPMLLVNIGSGVSILAVYSKDNYKRVTGTSLGGGTFLGLCCLLTGCETFEEALEMAAKGDSTNVDKLVKDIYGGDYERFSLQGSAVASSFGHMMSKEKRDTISKEDLARATLVTITNNIGSIARMCAVNEKIERVVFVGNFLRINTVSTKLLAYAMDFWSKGQLKALFLEHEGYFGAVGAFLELLKMTDDL, encoded by the exons ATGAAGCTTAAGGGTATTAAGAAGCCAG CCTTCCCCTGGTTTGGGATGGACATCGGCGGGACCCTGGTGAAGCTGGTGTACTTCGAGCCCAAGGACATCAcggcggaggaggagcaggaggaggtggagaaccTGAAGAGCATCCGCAAGTACCTGACCTCCAACACAGCCTACGGGAACACGGGCGTCCGGGACGTGCACCTGGAGCTGAAGAACCTGACCATGTGCGGCCGCAAGGGCAACCTGCACTTCATCCGCTTCCCCACCCAGGCCATGTACCGCTTCATCCAGATGGGCCGCGACAAGAACTTCTCCAGCCTGCACACCACCCTCTGCGCCACCGGCGGCGGGGCCTACAAGTTCGAGGAGGACTTCAGAACG GTGGCCGACCTTCAGCTGCTGAAGCTGGACGAGCTGGACTGCCTCATCCAGGGCCTCTTGTATGTTGATTCTGTGGGGTTCAACGGCCGCCCGGAGTGCTACTTTTTCGAGAACCCCTCTGACCCTCAGAACTGTGAAAAGAGTCCGTGTTGTCTGGACAACCCCTTCCCCATGCTGCTGGTGAACATCGGTTCCGGGGTCAGCATTCTGGCCGTATATTCCAAGGACAACTACAAACGGGTCACGGGCACCAG CCTGGGCGGAGGCACGTTCCTGGGCCTCTGCTGCCTGCTGACCGGCTGCGAGACCTTCGAGGAAGCCCTGGAGATGGCGGCCAAGGGGGACAGCACCAACGTGGACAAGCTGGTGAAGGACATCTACGGCGGGGACTACGAGCGCTTCAGCCTGCAGGGCTCCGCCGTGGCGTCCAG CTTTGGTCACATGATGAGCAAGGAGAAGAGAGACACCATCAGTAAAGAGGACCTTGCCAGAGCCACTCTGGTCACTATCACCAACAACATTGGCTCTATCGCTCGCATGTGTGCGGTGAATGAG AAAATCGAAAGGGTCGTTTTTGTTGGGAATTTCCTGCGAATCAACACAGTGTCCACAAAACTGCTGGCGTATGCCATGGACTTCTGGTCTAAAGGACAGCTTAAAGCTTTGTTCCTGGAGCATGAG GGTTATTTTGGTGCGGTGGGTGCCTTCCTCGAACTGCTGAAGATGACGGACGACCTGTGA